The genomic window acgccgacaaatccgccgtatacaagaaatttttcctgtatacgaagcgtcaaaagaACCTGTAGATAtgcaatactacaaacagtagcatagagctgttcaataaacaaaagctaaaccaactgagcttcatatacatagtttagaaaccaaaatacagcgttactcgcactggcgagttaagtactatgtacataagctcgaagTAAAACAATCACCTGCggtagggtgcctctagctctgtcagtcgggtagggctctagcttgcgacgcccttgcctcgatcctgatccgcggaaggcgcagcagccgaagcctgtggctctgcaaaaacataggtaacaactgggcgtgagaactattgtaaaaacaagtagttctcagtgggtaccgcccaaaacaatatcggtccacccactaagtctacaggagggagcaagaatagtaggaaaagcaggaagtaaactctaccgctatcaatcactacactatcatgctctacactaaccagctgtaggaaatgtcaaatctgacccaatccaatcgggactgtaagcatacccgtcNactcactccactctaggaggagttagaacaaacaatcattgactttcgcaatttaattacgcctctcgcgtcttgcttccctaaggtttgccaaacttaggtttgctacgtcccaacgacctatagcaaagctctgataccaacttaatctgtcacaccccggatcTCTCGTTCCccaggcacgccgacaaatccgccgtatacaaaggaatttcccctatatacgaagcgacatCAGTACTtgcaaatcaaacactactacgaacagtagtagagagctgctagagaaaacagaagttaaacaaactgagtttcacatacatagtccaaatccaaaatacagagctactcgcactaccgagttaagtcaactatgtacataaactcgaaacaaaacatctacctgcagtaggggcacctctagctcagcacgtcggtagggctctaactcgcgacgccttttcctcgatcctggtccgcggacggtgcagcagccggaacctctggctctgcaaaaacataggtaacaactgggcgtgagaactactataaaaacaagtagtcctcagtgggtaccgcccaaaacaacatcggtccacccactaagtctacagaagggagcaagagtagtcagaaaagcaagaaataacTCTACCGCTAccgatcactacactatcatgctctacactaaccaactgtaggaaatgtcaactctgacccaatccaatcgggactgtaagcatacccgtcctcgggactgtgaatacacccgtccctgccccattgcgactatcaagctctatccacactaactggtccgtggagagcatgttcaactggcatgagcgataccaacgcgaaagcacacaaagcctgactccggagtggcactcgtgggcgctacccaaccgagtatgcagcgtatctctgtcgagctcaatcaggctccaactagccaacgtcaagtgaacagggtcaaaacaggtctacaaaccaaacccacgtgctctcggcacaatctgtgacctaaacaagaatctgggtccaccgctaacccgaacggcacccaacgacccgaaacagcctaaactctgctgaaaaataagctcggcatctcagcacgagcgtaaatgccttctaaactaccccaggtatccatcgcaaCGATACTGCAATgatacaatcgaatcacggctcctagagctaaatctggtagtttaagcatatgacgattCCAAtcgtgttttctcctaagtcaaatccagtCCAACATGTACATTTAAGATTTACTAGTTATGTTCTCAATACTGATTATATCCAGGATAGCATCACGAATATCAAGCTACAACATGATTGCCGAActaaaaatcatacatgtcgacgattacggtacttaggaataaaccgatgtaaacccacctcgaaagctaTCCCCTGGCAGCGGTACACTCTCACAGCTGTGGCGCCACCTGCTGGGTCGATCGTAGCCCTTCGAACCCAAGAATCGcgctaactccaagctctacaccAAACAATTCACCGTTTCAGTCTAGTTTTCGCAGCAGTGGAGTACAATAAgaattcgaccaagctaaccttcaccaaatccagcaagtaagggcttcgcggattcctctcgcagtcccgaatccaacgaactaagcctcgtcgaaatccgatgctcctacgtcgagaacgagctgaaatactaacagtcgatgAAGAAATTCAGCAAACAACATCTCTCCGAGTTGAAGTAGTAAGAACTTGCCCAAAATCCAAGGAAAGGCTGAATTACTCACCTCGACAGCGACTAGCaccggcgcgacgtcaagaacagcGAAGTCGCACGCTCGCCCGGTCTCCTCGCAATGCCCCGGCGTCAAATACGTGCTCGAATGATCCCGCGgtacgtcggcgacgaaactccCACCGAGCTCCACCGTGCTCAAGGACAccgctagagagagagaggagaagaagcagaACATTCCCTCTCTGCTCTACACCAAGCtatatagagggagagaaaaggattgatacaaacgagggagagaaaattACTCATTTAACCCTCtacctacccccttgtaccggtacaNttcaatatacaaaataaatacatgaattacggtattataatattaagaaaaacATTTTAGGGGAAGCGAATCTACAATCAAGTGAAAGAGAGCGCGAGAGAGAGTAATTAGAGTAGGGTTTTACCGATTTATTAGTTTTGTAGGCCAGCAAATATGCCCAATAATCTAAACTCATATACATATGATTAAaatgcataatatatattattatatataattaaaatatatattatattatatataattatacaaatatataaaagtatttttaagatatatatatatatatatatatatatatatatatatatatatatatatatatatatatattataaaattaattttggttcAGGTCGGGTTCAGATAAAATCTATATCTGAATTCAAATCTAccggatttttttatttttttttattcgtatCCAAAACTTATCCGTTTAGCATCGTATAAATCAGCTCCGTTCAGATTAGGTTGCAGGtaaaatttcgggtattcaGTCCTCAAAATAAAGGGCTTATGCCAAAGATGGACCTATTTAAGATCGAAATAAAGTACAGgggttttatttatataattaagctAATTTTCCGACATGTTTTGTAATAatagcaaatatttttaattttttaatgaatgGGTTTAAATCCACGTAGTGGGGTTTAAACAACAACAcgcaaaacccaaaaaaaaaaagtagtggGGTCCACAAAGTTATATGTGGGTGAAAATGTGGGTGTCGAACATTCGGGTGCCCTAATTTGAAATTCATCTCGAACCTAGGGTTTCGTCTCGAACGGAAAAAGTATATTGGTGGGGACGCGTCGCGACCGTGAGACCATGGCGTCGACCGTCCATCAGGAGCTCCGCACGAATCCTAAAGCATCGCGGACGGGGGATCGCGTGGTCTCGCGTTGGGGGTGTGGGGTACATCCccaccatttctttttttttatttatttaaagttCTTTTTCGCGATTAAATCTATAATAAAAAGGAGCCCCCTTTCTCGCGTCGTCTCCTTCCTCCCCACACTCGTTCCTCTCTCCGAGCTCGTACCCCCTTTctcctagggttagggttagggttagggttggggttCGCTCTCGAGCTTGGGCTCTGCTGGTGCTGCTTCTTGTAGGGTTTCGGTTGGTGGATCGCGTCGTTGCGGCGGAGATGTCGCTGAGGCCGAGCGAGAGGGCGGAGATCCGCCGCAACAAGTACAAGGTGGCGGTGGACGCGGAggaggggcggcggcggagggaggaCAACATGGTGGAGATCCGCAAGAACCGCCGCGAGGAGAGCCTCCTGAAGAAGCGCCGCGAGGGCATGCAGGCGCAGCAGATGCAGCAACAGGCCTTCGCCCCGTCGATCCACGCCTCCGCCCTCGAGAAGAAGGTGTGGGTTCGGATCCTCCCCCCTGTAGATCGGGTTTCTAGGGTTGTGGTTTTTGAATCTGAAGTTTTGGAGGTctcgggttagggttttggattggGGAATCGGTGATTTGTGTTTGATTTCGTTGTGATTGTTTCGAATTTGCAGTTGGAGAGCCTCCCGGCGATGGTCGCTGGGGTTTATTCCGACGATAGTACTCTCCAGCTCGAGGCGACTACGCAATTCCGCAAGCTACTATCAATAGGTAAGCAACatcaaaattgttaatttgtaatttgtaaCTCTTTTAATAAGTTTGCTTTTCGTATCCATCTTATAATGATCACCGCTATAAATTTAGAGCGAAGCCCTCCCATTGAGGAGGTTATTGCATCTGGCGTGGTTCCCCGCTTCGTGGAGTTTCTCACTAGAGAGGATTATCCCCAACTTCAAGTTAGATATTCTTGGATTGATAGAAAAGATCccttttttattgttgtttcaattaatttttatccGTGTGTACCTGATTTGGATTGTATGGGCAGTTTGAAGCAGCTTGGGCGCTGACTAATATTGCGTCAGGGACCTCGGAGAACACTAAGGTTGTAATTGATCACGGTGCCGTCCCGATTTTTGTAAAGCTATTGAGTTCCCCGAGCGATGACGTCCGAGAGCAGGTATAGCTTTTATGATGAGATTCTCGAACTAAGTTCTCTAGTGTATCTTGATAAATAAGACCCGAAAGGTGGATTTTTTAAAGTGTTTTTTTAACTTGATTTTCGTTTGTGATGTAGCTAATCTATGAATGCTGTGCTCACTTTGTATGTAGGCTGTGTGGGCCTTGGGAAATGTTGCTGGTGATTCCCCCAGATGCCGAGACCTTGTTCTTGCCCACGGTGCCCTGTTTCCATTGCTGCAACAGCTGAATGAGCATGCGAAGCTCTCGATGCTGAGAAATGCCACATGGACTTTGTCAAACTTCTGTAGGGGAAAACCACAGCCAGCCTTTGAACAGGTTTGATGTTAGTTATAGGATTAAGTTTTTACTTGTTATTAAACTTCGGTTGTACTTGTAATTTTATTGATCCCTATTGTGTTTTGCTGCAATTAGGTTAAGCCCGCTCTTCCAGCACTTCAGCGCCTTATCCACTCGAACGATGAGGAAGTCCTCACCGATGCTTGCTGGGCCCTTTCGTATTTGTCTGATGGTACCAACGACAAAATCCAAGCTGTCATTGAAGCTGGCGTCTGCCCACGTCTCGTGGAGCTTCTTCTGTATGCGGCACCTGCTCAGATTATTTACATAGTATGGTTTATTAAGATGCACTGatatcgtaatttttttttaactcttttttttattttttatttttatcaggCATCCTTCTCCTTCAGTGCTTATTCCAGCTCTTCGAACTGTCGGTAATATCGTCACTGGGGATGACATACAAACACAGGCATGTTACTTTTTTCCGTCTTACATTTTGCTGGACTTctccctttcctttcttctcatGTTTGGTCATTTTATGAACTGTGGATTAGCAAATTATGACAGTATGCCAATTTTGTGCTTCGATCTCTGTATTCACAATTCGTAATTTTAAACTACAAGCATGATTTCTTATATGACATTggtttatataattaaaatgtgCTTGTGACATGCTAATAACTATTGCATACTCTTTCTGGAATTTCTCAGTTGGCTTGTTACTACGAGTGGTGCAGTAGAAACTTTTCCAATTTTTAATCCATTAGGCGTTTCAC from Ananas comosus cultivar F153 linkage group 23, ASM154086v1, whole genome shotgun sequence includes these protein-coding regions:
- the LOC109728082 gene encoding importin subunit alpha-1b-like; translation: MSLRPSERAEIRRNKYKVAVDAEEGRRRREDNMVEIRKNRREESLLKKRREGMQAQQMQQQAFAPSIHASALEKKLESLPAMVAGVYSDDSTLQLEATTQFRKLLSIERSPPIEEVIASGVVPRFVEFLTREDYPQLQFEAAWALTNIASGTSENTKVVIDHGAVPIFVKLLSSPSDDVREQAVWALGNVAGDSPRCRDLVLAHGALFPLLQQLNEHAKLSMLRNATWTLSNFCRGKPQPAFEQVKPALPALQRLIHSNDEEVLTDACWALSYLSDGTNDKIQAVIEAGVCPRLVELLLHPSPSVLIPALRTVGNIVTGDDIQTQCVIDHQALQCLLNLLTHNHKKSIKKEACWTISNITAGNKDQIQAVIAAGLIGPLVHLLQTAEFDIKKEAAWAISNATSGGTHDQIKYLVSQGCIKPLCDLLVCPDPRIVTVCLEGLENILKVGEAEKNLGTTGDVNVYAQMIDEAEGLEKIENLQSHDNTEIYEKAVKILETYWLEEEEDDTAMPSSGDNNGAQPGGFRFGSEQVSVPSGGFKFG